Proteins from one Juglans microcarpa x Juglans regia isolate MS1-56 chromosome 1S, Jm3101_v1.0, whole genome shotgun sequence genomic window:
- the LOC121247653 gene encoding oxidation resistance protein 1-like isoform X2 gives MMYTFKEKVTDRFTRFFADSSHSSSPSPSPSPPPQARPYSEGEKTFSSYFSYINPSAGFDRYISNKHQHDLKSIQEHPALYRTANSVALDESLEDCAKSSPVCDKKVTTITQDEDEDPASGRSTSGSEVFEEATNRHSPQKTFPYLMDESVFISTDLYEFLLSSLPNIVKGCQWMLLYSTLKHGISLRTLIRKSADLSGPCLLARCCVWWAARLPLEAYSEEKISRANRYYHLCMDDLLAFGGGGNFALCLDGDLLSGTSGPCQTFGNLCLAHNEEFELKNVELWGFTHATRYLT, from the exons atgatgTACACGTTTAAAGAGAAAGTGACGGACAGGTTCACCCGCTTCTTCGCCGACTCGTCCCACTCCTCGTCCCCGTCCCCGTCCCCGTCCCCCCCACCTCAG gCCAGGCCTTATTCTGAAGGCGAGAAAAccttttcttcatatttttcctACATTAACCCTTCAGCTGGATTTGATCGATACATATCAAACAAGCATCAACATGATCTCAAATCAATTCAAGAACACCCTGCTCTATATAGAACTGCAAACTCTGTTGCTCTAGATGAATCCTTGGAAGACTGTGCGAAAAGTAGTCCAGTATGTGACAAGAAGGTAACAACAATTACTCAAGATGAGGATGAAGACCCGGCTTCTGGCAGGAGCACTAGTGGGTCTGAAGTGTTTGAAGAGGCTACTAACCGACACAGCCCGCAGAAGACTTTTCCGTATCTCATGGATGAATCTGTTTTTATTTCCACAGATTTGTATGAATTCTTGCTGTCTTCCTTGCCTAATATTGTGAAAGGGTGCCAATGGATGTTGTTGTACAG TACGTTGAAACACGGTATATCACTGCGTACACTAATTCGCAAGAGTGCTGATCTTTCTGGTCCGTGTTTGCTG GCAAGGTGCTGTGTTTGGTGGGCTGCTAGATTGCCCCTTGAAGCCTACAGCGAAGAGAAAATATCAA GAGCCAATCGATATTACCACTTATGTATGGATGACTTGCTAGCATTTGGTGGTGGTGGCAACTTCGCCCTGTGCTTGGATGGAGATCT GTTAAGCGGAACCAGTGGACCGTGCCAAACATTTGGGAATTTGTGCTTGGCTCATAACGAAGAGTTTGAGTTAAAGAATGTTGAG CTATGGGGTTTTACACATGCAACGCGTTACCTGACCTAG
- the LOC121247653 gene encoding oxidation resistance protein 1-like isoform X1: protein MMYTFKEKVTDRFTRFFADSSHSSSPSPSPSPPPQARPYSEGEKTFSSYFSYINPSAGFDRYISNKHQHDLKSIQEHPALYRTANSVALDESLEDCAKSSPVCDKKVTTITQDEDEDPASGRSTSGSEVFEEATNRHSPQKTFPYLMDESVFISTDLYEFLLSSLPNIVKGCQWMLLYSTLKHGISLRTLIRKSADLSGPCLLIVGDRQGAVFGGLLDCPLKPTAKRKYQGTNQTFVFTTIYGEPRLFRPTGANRYYHLCMDDLLAFGGGGNFALCLDGDLLSGTSGPCQTFGNLCLAHNEEFELKNVELWGFTHATRYLT from the exons atgatgTACACGTTTAAAGAGAAAGTGACGGACAGGTTCACCCGCTTCTTCGCCGACTCGTCCCACTCCTCGTCCCCGTCCCCGTCCCCGTCCCCCCCACCTCAG gCCAGGCCTTATTCTGAAGGCGAGAAAAccttttcttcatatttttcctACATTAACCCTTCAGCTGGATTTGATCGATACATATCAAACAAGCATCAACATGATCTCAAATCAATTCAAGAACACCCTGCTCTATATAGAACTGCAAACTCTGTTGCTCTAGATGAATCCTTGGAAGACTGTGCGAAAAGTAGTCCAGTATGTGACAAGAAGGTAACAACAATTACTCAAGATGAGGATGAAGACCCGGCTTCTGGCAGGAGCACTAGTGGGTCTGAAGTGTTTGAAGAGGCTACTAACCGACACAGCCCGCAGAAGACTTTTCCGTATCTCATGGATGAATCTGTTTTTATTTCCACAGATTTGTATGAATTCTTGCTGTCTTCCTTGCCTAATATTGTGAAAGGGTGCCAATGGATGTTGTTGTACAG TACGTTGAAACACGGTATATCACTGCGTACACTAATTCGCAAGAGTGCTGATCTTTCTGGTCCGTGTTTGCTG ATTGTTGGTGACAGGCAAGGTGCTGTGTTTGGTGGGCTGCTAGATTGCCCCTTGAAGCCTACAGCGAAGAGAAAATATCAA GGAACAAACCAAACATTTGTATTTACGACCATATATGGTGAACCAAGATTATTTAGACCAACAG GAGCCAATCGATATTACCACTTATGTATGGATGACTTGCTAGCATTTGGTGGTGGTGGCAACTTCGCCCTGTGCTTGGATGGAGATCT GTTAAGCGGAACCAGTGGACCGTGCCAAACATTTGGGAATTTGTGCTTGGCTCATAACGAAGAGTTTGAGTTAAAGAATGTTGAG CTATGGGGTTTTACACATGCAACGCGTTACCTGACCTAG